Proteins encoded together in one Marmota flaviventris isolate mMarFla1 chromosome Y, mMarFla1.hap1, whole genome shotgun sequence window:
- the LOC139703549 gene encoding uncharacterized protein CXorf51A-like: protein MAKATKKSQKPNADMAQSTSSMKERKNMKTSYHHSRCGRGSKILKSTNKGKKTLQNNSSKRDSEKPSTSLKKSKKTKGTILFVHYHRLNEKLNREPEMENTPETSSISSDDLDSK from the exons ATGGCTAAGGCaaccaagaaatcacagaagcctAATGCAGATATGGCCCAGTCAACATCatcgatgaaagaaagaaagaatatgaagactTCCTATCATCACTCCAGATGCGGAAGAGGCAGCAAG ATACTAAAGTCCACCAATAAGGgtaaaaaaacacttcaaaataattcaagcaaaagagactcagaaaagccttccacatctctgaaaaaatctaagaaaactaaaggaaCAATACTCTTTGTTCATTATCATCggctaaatgaaaaactgaatagagagccagaaatggaaaatacccCAGAAACCTCCAGC